The proteins below come from a single Papaver somniferum cultivar HN1 chromosome 11, ASM357369v1, whole genome shotgun sequence genomic window:
- the LOC113323878 gene encoding ribosome biogenesis protein BMS1 homolog: protein MEETSYKRRKLVEDDENHSKILNESTDKKDPSAVDEAPYVIVVHGPPKVGKSLLIKSLIKHYRGQYPDHIGGPIRIPTGDRRRIQFVEFPNNMNGMIDAAKYADAVILLIDANYGFEMETFEFLNLLQVHGMPKVMGVLTYLDELEDAETLKIIKERVMNKFRTNIHERAIIFCLSDVHHGIYHKNEIDESANFLSEFHTLPRRAAHPYLLVDHFEDVTSPALVHMDGKCKRDIILYGYLRGCDIKKGTKVHIAGVGDYPVADVTISADPCPLPPVNGYDKKMQINIVHNDLDEESRFEIDSFRLGTYLRFRVLGVPFEMVANDDPCQPILVGGISRAEDNVGHMQVRLTRHSWHTNRLKTKDPIIVSVGWRRYQTTPIYYQDSNGRHVMLEYTPEDQPCLATFWGPLAPSGAGVVAVRSLADSKAPFRILATAELLDLNHTVKIVEKIKRIGTPCLILNETALIKDMFTSDDEVDQFRDVKVQTACGRGDQ from the exons ATGGAGGAGACCAGCTATAAGAGAAGGAAGCTAGTAGAGGATGACGAAAACCACAGCAAAATTCTTAAC GAGTCTACTGATAAGAAAGATCCAAGTGCGGTTGATGAAGCTCCATATGTAATTGTAGTCCATGGACCTCCCAAG GTTGGGAAATCTTTGTTGATTAAGTCTCTAATAAAGCATTATAGAGGTCAATATCCTGACCACATAGGAGGCCCCATTAGGATACCAACAG GTGACCGAAGACGGATACAGTTTGTGGAGTTTCCTAATAATATGAATGGCATGATTGATGCTGCAAAATATGCAGACGCTGTGATATTGCTCATTGATGCAAATTATGGGTTTGAAATG GAAACATTCGAGTTCCTTAACCTCTTACAAGTTCATGGCATGCCAAAGGTTATGGGGGTGCTTACATatcttgatgagttagaagatgcAGAAACGCTTAAAATAATCAAAGAGCGTGTCATGAACAAATTCAGGACTAATATACATGAAAGAGCAATAATATTCTGCTTGTCTGATGTCCATCACGGGAT ATATCATAAGAATGAAATTGACGAATCGGCAAACTTCCTATCGGAATTTCATACTTTGCCACGGCGTGCTGCACATCCTTATTTGCTGGTAGATCATTTTGAGGATGTCACTTCTCCAGCACTCGTGCATATGGATGGAAAATGCAAGAGGGACATAATTTTGTATGGTTATCTTCGAGGTTGTGATATCAAGAAAGGAACTAAG GTGCATATTGCTGGTGTTGGTGATTACCCTGTAGCTGATGTTACAATTTCAGCTGACCCTTGCCCTTTACCACCTGTTAACGGCTATGATAAGAAG ATGCAGATTAATATAGTGCACAATGATCTTGATGAGGAATCCCGCTTTGAGATTGACAGTTTCAGATTAGGGACTTACCTAAGGTTTAGGGTTCTTGGCGTTCCTTTTGAGATGGTTGCAAATGACGATCCCTGTCAGCCTATTCTCGTTGGAGGTATCAGTCGTGCAGAAGATAATGTTGGACATATGCAG GTGAGACTTACGCGACACAGTTGGCATACGAATAGGCTGAAGACAAAAGATCCTATCATTGTTTCCGTTGGTTGGAGAAGGTACCAAACGACACCCATCTATTACCAAGACTCCAATGGACGGCACGTGATGCTTGAATATACTCCTGAGGACCAACCCTGTCTTGCAACGTTTTGGGGCCCTCTCGCACCTTCTGGTGCTGGAGTTGTTGCTGTACGGAGCTTGGCTGACAGCAAG GCACCATTTCGGATTTTAGCAACAGCTGAGTTACTCGATTTAAATCATACTGTGAAAATAGTGGAGAAAATCAAGCGGATTGGAACTCCTTGCTTGATTTTGAACGAGACTGCTCTTATCAAAGACATGTTTACATCAGATGATGAAGTCGATCAGTTTAGAGATGTCAAAGTTCAAACTGCATGTGGAAGGGGAGATCAATGA